Below is a genomic region from Populus trichocarpa isolate Nisqually-1 chromosome 15, P.trichocarpa_v4.1, whole genome shotgun sequence.
GCACATCCTTGTATTTTGAATCGAAGCTTGGAAAAccaaataattcttaatttcaaCTTCCTTGGCAATTTGCTTCAATCTAATGAAAAGACAATTGCTGCTGTTAAAAGATACTCGCCTATTCTCTATCATAAAATCGATACATATTTGAAACCTTGTATCGACATTTTGGAAGAGTATGGAGTCCCCAAAAGGCATATTGCTACATTGGTTCACCGTTCTCCTAGGTCTGTCATGATGTCTCCGAATCATTTGAGAAGCATCGCTGAGACGGTGAGAGAAATGGGATGTGATCCTCTTAAGCCGCATTTTGCTACGGCAGTGATGgtgatgggtctattgagcaAATCTGGGTGGGAAAGGAGGCTGGGTGTTTATAAGAGTTGGGGTTGGTCCGAGGAAGACGTTCTTGCTGCTTTCATAAAGGAGCCTTGGTGCATGATGACATCGGATGATAAGATTATGGCAGTGATGGATTTTTTGGTTAATAACATGGATTGTGAGCCTTCATTTATTGTGAAAAACCCCTATCTTTTGAAGCCAGGCTTGAAGACAACATTTATACCAAGAGCTTCAGTTGCTCAGTTTTTGTTATCGAAACAGTTGATTAAAAGGAAGCCTAACTTGGTTACTCTGTTTTTGTGTTCTGAGAAGTTGTTCCTTGAGAAGTTcgtgaattgttttgatgaagCCCCACAGCTATTGAAGCTGtataacaaaagaaatcaaatctttcaaaaatgAGAGGTAACGTAATAGTTGAAAATTGTTAAGATCATTGGTCCATTTTGGTATTCCTTCCTGTTGTTGTACTTGATTTTATTAGATGCTTTCTTCCAAGCTGTACTCTGATGCATGGAATGCAATTTAAATTTCCTTGTTATCTGCAATTTTGGcttctctcttctttattttcttgatcGGAGGTCAAACATTGCTTTGTTGTTTTGTATGCAATCTACTACTTTGTTTCACATAGTTTGCACATGTGATTTCTGTTTGCCTGTCACAAAGCAAAAGGCAGCTATTTCTATTATCTGGTGTTTTCTTAAGCCGGCATATGGGTCCATTTAATGATGAGGTCATCTTCCTCTTCCACTTAGAATGCTGAAGTTATGTTGGAACAGCGAAATTTGATGGTTGGAAGGGACAACCGAGTCACTTTACAttgaagttttatttaataGGCTTGAATGATTGTATGATAGATTCCATATGCTAGAGATAGACCTAGGCTTCTGAATCAAGAATAGTGCAGGTTTGTTAAATATTCTGATATGGAAACACCTTACAACATTTCAGTCGGTGGTTGAATTCATTGGTCCATATCTAAAACTCAACCTCActgtttttattcctttcttttcaaatatatcacctagtttgaaaattttaacTGGTTGTTACTGAATTTAACATGTTTGAAAAATGAGACCTGGCAACTATTTTCACATTAAAAGCATTATAGCAATTTCAATATGTACCTGCTGCAGTCTTCCTTTTGGATGTTTAAAGTATAGATAAATTGTCGTTGGCTGTTATTGTGTGCACAGGCAGATGGACATGCGCATTTTTGTATTTCCATCCTATCAATTTGCACCAGTCTCTACCACTTAAATACTTGGaatttgttctgtttttctttttgatggAATGAGAATCAGATATTCAGCTTTTCTCCAAATtcgtgaagaaagaaaagggtgaGAGTTTTCACCGCTACAACCATCTAGTCATAGTTCTATTTATGATATGGCTGTAATgaaattttcccttttttttttctttccaaagaATGTTTCTGTTTGGTTGAATATTGTTTGAAGGAGCAAGCATATagaaatttaatcttaatttttaatgcCTCTTGTGCTCGTTGACTGTATTCTTGCAGTAACCCATGCTGAGGTTTCTTCGTCATCAATGGCTTGGCTTCAAGTTGAAACGTTGTAAAAGAAAATCTAACTTGACGAGATTTTCTAGCATGTGTGCTTTTGATGGTGAATTCAATTGTTATAGCTGTTGAGCTAAGAGGTGAGACTTGTACCTAGGGCTTCGTTAGTACCATTTCTGTTACCAAGTAGTTTGATTGACGAGCTTCCCTAATTGGTTGTtctgtttaaatatttttagaagctCCTTGAGAAGtttgtaattgttttgatgAAGCTCGTCAGCTATTCAAGCTATATAGAGAAAAATTAGTCTTTCAAATTGACATGGAAATCTAATAGTTGAAAACTTTTCAGTTTACGACTCCATGATGGTTTAACTTCTTGTTGTGTTACTCCATTTTGTTGGATACAAGAACATACCATGATTCTGTAATGCAGCTCCAAGGGCAAATCAATCTAAATTTCTGCGTTATCTGCCACCTTTTGGCTTCTATCACCGTCATTTCTCTATTGAAGCTTGAGCTCGATACTGCTGTGCTTGCTTGCTTGTTTGGTATTCAACTCTACTActttgtttcattttgtttctgttttaagttttattttgttggcCCCACCGCAAAAAGAAGTGGTTTCCACTCTGGTATTTTCCGGAGAAGGTTAAATGATGATATCAGCTTCCTTTTCTACTAAGAATGCTGAAGTTATGTTACAATATTTGAACTTGGAAGGTAGGGTCAATGTATGTTGAAAGTTGATTAACTAGGCATGAATCATTGCATGATTGGAATTGTATACCTTATGCTGGAACCAAGAAGTCCGAAACTAGCATAGCGCAGACATAGGTTCAACCCCATGAAATGGAAGCACCTAATAACATTGACCTCAGTTGAATTCGtcggttaatataaaaaacgtGATCTCACTGTTGTGTTTTTCCTTGGATCACCTAGTCTGAGAATTGCTATTTGTTCCTGCCTTTTTAACTTTAATGAACATGATGAGCTCAGCCAGCCAATAGTTCTATCCTGCTCTGTTGAGGATTGAGGATACAAGATTTTGATCCCAATTTTAGCATCCTCATGCTCTCATTGATTGTGCTGTTTGTTGGCAACAAAGCTTTAGAGAGTTTTGCTCATCATTGATAGCTACACTTTAGTATGCAAAGAAAGAATTAACCAAGATGAATCTTTTCTCGTATGTGTGCTTGGATTATGGATGGTGAATTGAACAGGTATGTGTGCTGAATAACACCTCCATATTTACGTTGTCTCAAGTAAAAATCTTCATTTTATCATCGGAGAAGCTACTTAGAGCTTGGGATTTATGACtggacatttttgtttttacgtttcttCGTTTCTTGGCTTGGATTATGGATGGTGAATTGAACAGGTAGTGTGCTGAATAACACCTCCATATTTACGTTGTCTCAAGTAAAAATCTTCATTTTATCATTGGAGAAGCAACTCAGAGCTTGGAATTTaatatggttgtttttttattttaaaaatgtttttgaaaaaattaaaattttttttattatggtttttttattaaattttttttaatgtttttagattattttgatgatatgatgttaaaaataatttttaataaaaaaaaaatattattttatatatttttatataaaaaataatttaaaaaataattatattcacAATTTCAAGTatgtttatattattctatccCTGCTACAAAGGGATCCATGAATTCCAGGATACATATAGGCTCcatttaatttggtatttttgcaGCAgattaaaatatactttttaaataaatcaaaataaaaatttattaaaaaaacactattacaTTTCAGAGTTAACTGTGAGATGGTGAACATTAGGAGGTATAGACAATaaactaatataatattatctaattttattttttggtccaAATATCATATTCTCTCTTTCCCTTTATGccaaaaatcatttgaaagagTTAAATTTTTCAATGTAACTATTTTAACACTGTAACTTAGCCTTTTTCTTATGGGGCACtccaatgaaaaataatattttaacaaatctttttgtattttatataggatgagaaaagaaaaaaaatagtttaaagtgaaaaaaacagttaaaatttctctattattttatgACTTTTTCTCCAAAAATATATAGGAGAAGAGAAGGGATTTTGgcttttcatattttgtttgtttgaaattacagtttcagttgtttttcaaattattttttattcataaatatattaaaataatgttttttttttaaaaaattatttttgatatcaacgcatcaaaataatttaaaaacaccaaaaaatattaatttaaagcaaataaaaaaataaaaaatttttaaatttttttaaaaacacttttaaaatgcaaaaacatacCAAACTCCACCGTAAAACTATCCGACATTGGCTGTAAATGTGAATAAAAGGACCAAAATACAACAATAGGTAAAATGAATGGACCAAAAAccagaaaaactaaaaattactcATTACGgtattatatagaaaaactgTTCACATTTCACAGCTTTTGTGAAGAAAAAGATAGGGAAGAAATGCACATCAACaccaagaaaaatccaaaattccGTCTACACTACACATAAAtacaaatctctctctctctctctctcccccttatCTCCTCTTTGGCTTGCTCCTCTGCTagggtttttcctttttcctttaatGTAtccactctattttttttaataaacaaagcAGTGGTAGGTAAAGATTAGTACTGGtagagaagagagggagagggtgAGATGGCGTCGAATCCTGCAAATCTATGGGTGTTGTTAGGACTAGGACTAgctggtatttttttattcactaaaAAGTTTAAGAAAGTTCTCAGAGAAGATTTTGGCGCTTTTATCCACAAGCTTCAGTTGCTTCCTCCGCCGCAGCCTGCTCCTCCTAAAGCTCCTCATCCTCTCACCGGCCTCACCTTCGCCGTCTCCGACTTGTATGTCCCTTCACTtcctttcattaattatttttgtttgaatcaGTTATTGGAGAGTAACtgaaataaactttatttggCGATTAGTCTTGAGTTCAATattctttttagggttttaactttgtggtttttaatttttcaatttacattttttttctgggtGAATGGCTAATATATTGGGATTGTCAGATTTGATATTGAAGGATATGTGACTGGATTTGGTCATCCAGACTGGGCAAAGACACACGAGGCGGCTTCTCGAACATCTGTTGTCGTTTCGACTCTTGTTGAAGGAGGTGCTACTtgtgtcggtaaaactgttattGATGAGCTTGCTTATAGGTGTGTTATTGTTCGTTTCAAATTTCTACAGATTGCAAACTTAGGGCATACTATGAGTTTATGCTTTCTTttgtatgatgatgatgatgatgatgtttgcTTTGCGTGCTGTTTGTTTTCAGTATCACTGGAGAAAACAAGCATTATGGTACACCTACCAATCCTGTTGAGCCTGCACGAGTACCAGGTGGATCCAGTAGTGGCGCTGCTGTGGCTGTAGCTGCTAATCTGGTTGACTTCTCTTTGGGTGAGCTTCTTATTATCTTTCCTGCGACTTCTTTTCTGTTTAGATCACCAGGCAATCTTCGTTGATCATGGGGTTGAGTTCAGAAACTTTTGAATTGCTTTCATGCAAATGTTTTATGTGAAACCTTTGTATATGCTTGGGTTGCTCTCCTTTTATTTCCAAACTATCATTAGTGTGAATGTCCTTTGGACCGCAAGGCAATCACAATTGTCATAAATTTGAAATCCCAAACATTGTCTTATGAGCAGGTTGCGTGATTGTATATCAAACAATCTTGGttttcattcatttgattttggtCACTGCTGTTGTTATGATTAAGTTGGGTCATTGATGAATACTGGTTAGCATGAAGCTCTCTAACATATTTTAACAGTTTGTAAATTGGtttgttcttttgttgttttttatttttcttttcttaactttccataaagttttatttttctatttgcgGCATAAAACTTTCTTATATCAGTCACTGAGACAAATCttattaattgaatatttcgtaatggagttattttttttatatatacttatataaagtacattttaaatttgcagtgattataatttaattcttacagaaaccaaatatattttactgTGATTTAATTGAAGATGATTTACATGTAGCGCAAGTTATATGGTTCCTCAAATAGAAATGGAATATGATATTAAACTATTCTATAAATGGAATGCATGATTTGCATGATACCTTTTTTGGGAAAATTTTATAGTGCACAAAGAGTTACTAGTGATATCCTATTAGTTACTATCCAGGGCCTACTTTTTAGAAAGAGACAAACACAaataggaaagagaaaaaatccaTTACCCACCAAAAGTCATAAGAATATCTTTACCTAGGATTTCTCTCTCCTTACTTGTATCTATCTATTTCTTGAAAATGGACTCCAGGAAGTAACTAATAGGATGCCACTAGTTTCTTCCCGAGCACCATAAAATTTCGACTTTGTTTGACGGTATTTATTCATGTAATATAGGATACTGTTGTTCAGGTCATTCTGCTGTTAAATTTCTTTAGATTATGCAAGCTTGTTGTGAACTTTTGGCATTTCCAGACCActccttaataaaattttagctttCTGGACATTAATTTAACCTCTATAAAACACATGCAAATTTTGGAATGTGCATTTGATACAGATATTTTTATGGCAGGTGTTGATACTGTTGGTGGTGTGAGAGTACCTGCTGGATTTTGTGGTATCATAGGATTTCGACCCTCATATGGAGCTATTTCAAAGATAGGAGTTTTACCTGTTTCAGTCAGTCTTGACACTGTTGGTATGTAAGGGTCACATTTTGGAAATTATcttgtttatgattctcttattGATTTTGGTACACGTCAAGTAAAGGAAATAATGTTGTTGACGACCTCCATTTTTCTGTATTGCAATTGTTGAATGTCCATTGTTGGTCTCTATTTCAAATTGATATAGGTTTTTCTGATTGAGCATTTTTCTCTCATATTACTTTCAAGTAGAAATATGattgatgtgtgtgtgtttcaaCTTGCTCCACatgttttttaactaaaaaaatatagttggaACACAATATGATTTAGCTCTATTTTGCACAGATCTTAGTTTTACCTTTTCAAGAAAAGAACCAATCATGCAAATGTTTAAGCTAGGATTGATCATATAATTACTTATTGTGTAATTTTACTTGGTGATGACTGATATCAATTCTCTTGAATGCGAACTCTGAAGTTTAGTCTTTTCGTTGCACATTTATTTAACATGCTAAAGCTCTAAACTTTGTAGTGCCCTGTACTACTGACCAGTTATGACATTTCATTGTTTGTTGCTTGAGGCAAGCAAACTTCAACTTAATCCAAGTTTTTGGAACGTCCTAAGAGCTGGTTTTGTTGGCTTAATAAGCTCCTTGAactagatcaaaataaaaataaaaatctatcaaAACCTTGCTCTGAAGTTGAAtttgcttctttatttttcacaccactttatatgtaatttattttgctttgagcATGTGTGTAACATCATCTTTGAATTAGAGGTCATTTTATTCTCTTGTCTAGCCATTGATTGACTATTACTTTGTATTGATGAGATTCCTTTTGATGCTCTCTGGTTGCCTCATCAATACTAAATTTTGATCAACTTCTGAAACAACTCCTGCAGGTTGGTTTGCTAAGGATCCTAATATTCTGCGACGTGTTGGACATGTTCTTCTTCAATCTGCTTTTGGAGGTCAACGTAGTCCTAGGCAAATTATAATGGCAGATGATTGTTTTCAATTACTAAAGATTCCTGTTGATAGAATTGCCCAGGTGGTGGTTAAGTCAACTGAAAAGCATTTCGGAAGTATGTCATGATCTTCTGAACTAGAGTTGtaaattttttcctttgttaTATTTCACAAATATTTGCTCTTCTCTAGTGGAGTTTGTTTCTGAATTATACCTCGACACACTTCTGCAGGACAATTATTGAAGCATGAAATTCTTGATGTGTATCTGAATTCTAAAGTTCCAAGCCTGAAAGAGTtccacaacaaaaaaacaaatggtgaAGTTAAAACTTCTTCAATAAGATTGCTTGCGAATGTCATGCAGCTTCTTCATAGGTAAGTCTTTCAGATAATCAAGTATGAATATATGACTGATTTTTTTGTGGAAAAGCTGAGAATGGGATATACAGTTGTAGTCAAAATTTCCTTTGAAGGCACGATGACAGTTTATCCACTGCTTGTAATTGTACCACCATAgaactttgttcttttttccactttttGTGATATGATTGGAAAACCAATATCTAAATTAGTTTTTGATTAGCTTTCATCTGTTTTTTTGGTCGCTTGGGATGGAGGTATCATTATCGATCATATTTAGGCATATGGAGGTGGTTCGATATAGATCATTTATGTGTACAGTCCATGCGAGAAATTTATAGTGTTCAAACATCAATGTCAGTTTTGAAACTTTAACCTTTTTCTGACAGTCATCTCCAAAGACATAAATCAATATGTTCATATTGGGGTTTGTAGttaatgagaaattttatcaataaaaaaagaaaatctgagagagagagattatcaGATGATTGGGCTAGATCTCTCAACTTCTTGTGTAGGAAAAAAATGGGATTTCAACCAGCAGTTGCTTATggcttataaaatatatttatagtttcTAATCAGGTGTAGTAGTTAGAAACTGTTTCTTACCTTCAAATTATGACCAATACACTGAATATACTGTTATTAGAAGTCTCATGATCTGTTAAAGTTACAACGGACAAACCAAATAATTATTTCCTTTGCATTTTGGACTAGACCTGGGTGCTCTTTGACTTAATTATATGTGTTATTTAACTTGTGGAGGAGGATAGAATTCTGTGATGTTCACTCTCTTGATGAGCATGAGTATGGTGTATGACGTGAAATTTGGATGCTTCTTCACTTTGTTGtaccttttattttgatattctcTAGACAATATGAATCTTGTCTCTATCTTGTAATAGATATGAGTTCAGAAGCAATCACGAGGAATGGATTAACACAGTAAAGCCAATTCTTGAGCCCAATTTGTCAGCTCAGATGAATGAAATAATGGAGCTGTCAGATGCAGAGATTGAACTCTGCAAGTCTATTAGAGAAGAAATGCGTTCGGCTATCAACTCTCTAttgaaggtattttttttttcttaaatgaagACCTTTGAATTTGAATATCACAAGTCATCAAtagtttatataaacaaaaatatcatttgttgaaaactaaaagagatGCTTTGTTAATTAAAAGCTGACATTGGCTTAATGTCTATCTTATATACtggaattgatttttcttcGCTTAAGCTTTGATCAAC
It encodes:
- the LOC7462500 gene encoding uncharacterized protein LOC7462500 — its product is MFYFLYKSLLQHGRHAATLSPSHKLFSFQHSPSIITLRFFISTLESPNKQSFAASYLINKFVFSPESALSASKHLSFKTPDNPDSVIRMFQHYGLSQDQIFKLVKKYPRVLSCKPEKTLLPKLKFFHSKGMSGNDIAHILCAHPCILNRSLENQIILNFNFLGNLLQSNEKTIAAVKRYSPILYHKIDTYLKPCIDILEEYGVPKRHIATLVHRSPRSVMMSPNHLRSIAETVREMGCDPLKPHFATAVMVMGLLSKSGWERRLGVYKSWGWSEEDVLAAFIKEPWCMMTSDDKIMAVMDFLVNNMDCEPSFIVKNPYLLKPGLKTTFIPRASVAQFLLSKQLIKRKPNLVTLFLCSEKLFLEKFVNCFDEAPQLLKLYNKRNQIFQK
- the LOC7462499 gene encoding outer envelope protein 64, chloroplastic, yielding MASNPANLWVLLGLGLAGIFLFTKKFKKVLREDFGAFIHKLQLLPPPQPAPPKAPHPLTGLTFAVSDLFDIEGYVTGFGHPDWAKTHEAASRTSVVVSTLVEGGATCVGKTVIDELAYSITGENKHYGTPTNPVEPARVPGGSSSGAAVAVAANLVDFSLGVDTVGGVRVPAGFCGIIGFRPSYGAISKIGVLPVSVSLDTVGWFAKDPNILRRVGHVLLQSAFGGQRSPRQIIMADDCFQLLKIPVDRIAQVVVKSTEKHFGRQLLKHEILDVYLNSKVPSLKEFHNKKTNGEVKTSSIRLLANVMQLLHRYEFRSNHEEWINTVKPILEPNLSAQMNEIMELSDAEIELCKSIREEMRSAINSLLKDDGILVVPTTAYLPPKLGGKEILSEEYQSSSFGLLSIASLSGCCQVTVPLGYYNKCPVSVSLIARHGSDRFLLDTVQTMYKTLQEQAETYVNSKSSNKDSRENSAEMAKEKGNQAFKEQQWQKAISYYNEAIKLNDKNATYYSNRAAAYLELGSFQHAEADCSNAINLDKKNVKAYLRRGTAREMLGYYKDAIEDFKYALVLEPTNKRASLSAERLQKVFAAGY